A window of Variovorax paradoxus genomic DNA:
GGCCAGGCGCTCAATGAACTGGCGCGCCAGTCGCATCTGGAGCTGATGGTGCAGCCTGCGCTGGTGGCGGGCAAGACAGCCCCCGCGCTGCAGGGCGCATTCACGTTGCAGCAGGCCATCGATCGCCTGCTGACCGGCACCGGCCTGGTCGCGGTGCGGGATGCCAACATGCTCGTCATCAAGAGCGCGCCCGCCGGCACGGCCACCTTGTCGGAAGTGCTCGTGACGGCCTCCAACCGCGAGACACCCTGGGGTCCCGTGTACGGCTACGCCGCGCGGCGCGCCATGTCGGCCAGCAAGGACGACGCGGCCCTGAACGAGACGCCACAGTCGATCTCGGTGGTCACCCGCGACCAGATGGACGACCAGGGCGCACAGACCGTGACCGACGCGCTGCGCTATGTGGCCGGCGTCAACACATCGGCCTATGGCGAGGACCCGCGCTACGACTGGATCACAGTGCGAGGTTTCAACCAGTCGGTATTCGGCATGTACCGCGACGGCCTGCGGGCCTCCGGCAGCAAGATCGGCATGCGCATCGACCCCTATGGCCTCGAGCGCATCGAAGTGCTCAAGGGCCCGACCTCCGTGCTGTACGGCCAGAACGCGCCCGGCGGACTGATCAACAGCGTGACCAAGCGCCCCACGAGCGAGCCCGTGCACGAGGTCTCGCTGGGCCTGGGCTCGCATGAGCGCAAGCAGATGCAGTTCGACCTGGGCGGCCCCGTGGCCGGCAGCGACACGCTGTCATACCGCCTGACGGGCAACGTGCGGGAAAGCAATACGCAGATGCAATACGCGCCGGACGACCACGTCTACATCGCACCGGCCATCACCTGGAAGCCGGACGCCAGCACCTCGCTCACGGTGCTGATGAACTATCAGAAAGACCGCACCGCCTGGGGCCTGTGGTATCCGCGCGCCGGCACGCTCAACCCCAGCCCCTGGGGCCAGATCAAGCCCGGCTTCTACCCCGGCGAACCGAACTTCAATCAGTTCAAGCGCGAGCAATACTCGGTGTCCAGTCTCTTCGAGCGCAAGTTCGACAACGGCGTCGTGTTCCGCCAGAGCCTGCGTGCCGAGCACATGGACTACGACGCGGCGTATGTGCGCGGCCGGGGCCTGATCAACACCAAGGGCCAGGTCGACGACAACGGCTACCTGCTGTTCCGCGACGCCAACCGGGGCCGCCTGAATTCCGACGTGTATGCGGTGGACAACCAGCTGGCCTGGAACTGGCAAGCCGGCGGCGTGGAGCACCACCTGCTCGCCGGCCTCGACAGCAGCCTGACCCGGTACACCGACCGCCAACTCTCCGGGAGCGCGCCGGTGCTCGACATCCGCAATCCGCAGTACGGACAGCCGATCAAGGAGCCCACCGACCCCTGGTCGCGCGATGTGACAGCGCGCCAGACCGGCGTGTACCTGCAGGACCGGATCGACCTGGGCGAGCGCTGGGTCGTGCGCGGCGGCATCCGCCACGACTGGGCCCGCACCGACACCATCGACCCGCTGGGCACCCTGGCACTGCGCCAGAGGAATGGCGCCACCACCTTGCAGGCCGGAGCCCTGTACAAGGCAGGCAACGGCTGGACCCCATTCGCGAACTACGCCGAGTCCTTCCAGCCCACGGCGCAAGCCAGCAAGTCGGGCGCGCCCTTCGAACCCACGAAGGGCAAGAGCGTGGAGGCCGGCGTGCGCTACCAGCCGGACGACAGCCGAAGCATGTTCACCGCCTCGGTCTACAACATCCGCCAGAGCAATGTGCTGACGCAGGACCCGACCGACAGCCGCTACTCGGTGCAGACCGGTGAAGTGCGTTCCCGCGGGCTGGAGCTGGAAGGCGTGTGGGAGGCCACGCGCCAGCTGACCGTGATGGCCAGCTACACCTACATGGATGCCAGGGTGACCCGCAGCAACATCCTCGGTGAAGTCGGCACGCGGCCGCGCGACTCCTGGGGCACCACCTCGCCCAGCCAGATGGCGTCGATCTGGGCTTACTACCGCTTCGGCGACGGCGCCCTGCGCGGCGTGACCATCGGCGGTGGCGCCCGCTACATGGGCAGCACGACCGACTACGGCGCATCGCCGTCGGCGCCGGACAACGCCTATTCCTTCCAGGCCAAGACACCGGCCTACACCGTGTACGACCTGGCCCTGGGCTACGAGCCCGATGCGCATTGGCGCTTCCAGCTCAAGATCAACAACCTGTTCAACAAGCTCTATGTCGCCAACCCCTGCGGTGGCTCGCCCTTGAGCGCCTGCTACTACGGTCCGGTGCGCAGCGTGCTGCTCAGCGGCACCTATCGCTGGTAAGCGACCATGCGGGCCTGGATGACACGGCTGCACCGCTGGGCGGGGCTTTTCATGGCCGCGTTTCTGTTCGTGGCCGGGCTCACCGGCGCGGTGATCTCGTGGGACCACGAGATCGACGAATGGCTGAACCCTCGGTTGTTCGACGCGCCCGCACCTTCGCCCGAGGCACGCAAGCGCACCGCGCTGGAACTGATCGAAGGCCTGGAAGCGGCCGACCCGCGCCTGCGCGTGGCATTTGCGCCGCTGGAAGTGGAAGACGGCCACGCACTGGGCGTGTCGGTGGTGCCACGGATCGACCCCGCCACCGGCAAGCCCCACGAACTGGGCTTCAATCAAGTCACCCTCGACCCCTACACCGGGCAGGTGCAGGGCACGCGCCTGTGGGGAGCGATCTCGCTGTCGCGCGAGAACCTGATGCCGTTCCTGTACAAGCTGCACTACAGCATGCACATACCCAACGTGGGCGCGCTGGAACTGGGCACCTGGTTCATGGGCATGGTCTCCATCGTCTGGGTGCTCGACTGCATCGTGGCGCTCTATATCTCGCTGCCGGGTGCGCGCGCCTGGCGCCGGTCGTGGCGCAAGTCCTTCGGTTTCCGGTTGCGCCAGGGCGGCCACAAGCGCACCTTCGACCTGCACCGCGCCGGCGGGCTGTGGGTATGGGGTCTGCTGCTGATCGTCGCCATCACTTCGGTCAGCATGAACCTGCGCCGCGAAGTGGTGCGGCCTCTGGTCGAACGCCTGTCGACCCTGACGCCCGACGTCTTTGCCTTGCGCGCGCCAGTACCCATGGCCCGGTTTGTCGAACCAGGCATTCGCCGTGAAGAAGCACTGTCCCTCGCCCGGCAAGAAGCGGATCGTCGAGGCTGGCAAACCCCTGCAGGGGCTGTTTTCTACAGCGCACCCTACAGGCTGTATGGCGTGAACTTCTTCGAGCCGGGCGAAGACCATGCGAGCTGGGGGCTGGGCAATCCGTGGGTTTACCTGGACGCGCAGACCGGCGCGTACCTCGGCGACCGTGTGCCGGGCACCGGCACGATGGGCGACTTGTTCCTGCAGGCCCAGCTTCCACTGCACACCGGGCGCATTGCCGGTACGACGGGCCGGATACTGATGACCGCACTGGGTCTCGTGGTCGCCATGCTCAGCGTGACCGGCGTGATGATATGGGCCCGCAAGCGGCGTGCGGCGCTGCGGGCTGGCCACAGCGGCGGCGCATCGCAAGGCGCCCTGGCGATGCGACCGCCCAGGCCTTATTGAGCGGTCGAAAGCGTCTTCAGCCGCGTCAGCAATGCGCCGACGATGTCGCCCCAGCGGCGTCGCTCGGCCGCACCGACCCACTGCGCGAACGCCACGCGGAAAACCGCGATCCCCGATTCCGCAAGGAGGCTCGCATCCGGTTCCCCGAATCCCCTTGCGCGCAGGGCCTCGGCCAGCGCCGCGGACAGCCTTGCCAGCTTGATCAGCTCCCGCTCGTGCAGCTCGCCGTTGGCCGCGATCACCGAGGCGCGCAGGCGGGCGAAGTCGCGACGATCCTCATCGAAGAAATCGGCGGGCGCCTGCAAGGCGAAAGCGATGGCATCCATGGCCGTTGCATCCATTGGCGCACTGTGCAGCGCAGCCACCATCGACTCTTGCAACACCGTCGATCCGCTGAAGAGCACCTCGCGCTTGTCGGCGAAATAGCGAAAAAA
This region includes:
- a CDS encoding TetR family transcriptional regulator, whose product is MAAMELFAEIGYEQTTVAAIAERAGLTSRTFFRYFADKREVLFSGSTVLQESMVAALHSAPMDATAMDAIAFALQAPADFFDEDRRDFARLRASVIAANGELHERELIKLARLSAALAEALRARGFGEPDASLLAESGIAVFRVAFAQWVGAAERRRWGDIVGALLTRLKTLSTAQ
- a CDS encoding PepSY-associated TM helix domain-containing protein; protein product: MTRLHRWAGLFMAAFLFVAGLTGAVISWDHEIDEWLNPRLFDAPAPSPEARKRTALELIEGLEAADPRLRVAFAPLEVEDGHALGVSVVPRIDPATGKPHELGFNQVTLDPYTGQVQGTRLWGAISLSRENLMPFLYKLHYSMHIPNVGALELGTWFMGMVSIVWVLDCIVALYISLPGARAWRRSWRKSFGFRLRQGGHKRTFDLHRAGGLWVWGLLLIVAITSVSMNLRREVVRPLVERLSTLTPDVFALRAPVPMARFVEPGIRREEALSLARQEADRRGWQTPAGAVFYSAPYRLYGVNFFEPGEDHASWGLGNPWVYLDAQTGAYLGDRVPGTGTMGDLFLQAQLPLHTGRIAGTTGRILMTALGLVVAMLSVTGVMIWARKRRAALRAGHSGGASQGALAMRPPRPY
- a CDS encoding TonB-dependent siderophore receptor, whose protein sequence is MPRPFLQPAPLALSLALAFGAASGLPSIAHAQTANPAVLQLHLAAQPLGQALNELARQSHLELMVQPALVAGKTAPALQGAFTLQQAIDRLLTGTGLVAVRDANMLVIKSAPAGTATLSEVLVTASNRETPWGPVYGYAARRAMSASKDDAALNETPQSISVVTRDQMDDQGAQTVTDALRYVAGVNTSAYGEDPRYDWITVRGFNQSVFGMYRDGLRASGSKIGMRIDPYGLERIEVLKGPTSVLYGQNAPGGLINSVTKRPTSEPVHEVSLGLGSHERKQMQFDLGGPVAGSDTLSYRLTGNVRESNTQMQYAPDDHVYIAPAITWKPDASTSLTVLMNYQKDRTAWGLWYPRAGTLNPSPWGQIKPGFYPGEPNFNQFKREQYSVSSLFERKFDNGVVFRQSLRAEHMDYDAAYVRGRGLINTKGQVDDNGYLLFRDANRGRLNSDVYAVDNQLAWNWQAGGVEHHLLAGLDSSLTRYTDRQLSGSAPVLDIRNPQYGQPIKEPTDPWSRDVTARQTGVYLQDRIDLGERWVVRGGIRHDWARTDTIDPLGTLALRQRNGATTLQAGALYKAGNGWTPFANYAESFQPTAQASKSGAPFEPTKGKSVEAGVRYQPDDSRSMFTASVYNIRQSNVLTQDPTDSRYSVQTGEVRSRGLELEGVWEATRQLTVMASYTYMDARVTRSNILGEVGTRPRDSWGTTSPSQMASIWAYYRFGDGALRGVTIGGGARYMGSTTDYGASPSAPDNAYSFQAKTPAYTVYDLALGYEPDAHWRFQLKINNLFNKLYVANPCGGSPLSACYYGPVRSVLLSGTYRW